One stretch of Gadus macrocephalus chromosome 12, ASM3116895v1 DNA includes these proteins:
- the LOC132469922 gene encoding uncharacterized protein LOC132469922: MVLPRRPGWEVLLLFWGSWGCWASPVPLIPCPETCVCLDHTLINCSSSGLPHAPQHPSMDRTADLDLSHNLLSSVALRRPNPELLALRLGNNQISYLSLCLNEWSSDRVGRRMPSPGAWRSQRSQRCVSWAPGLLLLSMERNRLAESPRGLGGSRALQVLQLSYNQISTLEAGDLEGLHQLKELHLQHNLISSLHPRAFVGLTNLTVVDLSFNLLTSLSPATFWSLRLGLVVRGGGNPWRCDCEMANLKRRMALDEDEDQRLWLDMVCHSPSSLAGRDLLQLHEEDFGCGGAKNKPGLHQDLTVDHGSTVLLPCSMQKGSTWWTPKGQVSANESQAGLLMSDITERDAGLYICLSQSHKDIVSVYNLKIRKQARANSRLPRSLPVDTQGIGRAGQVRAMKENQRLGLAVGLSIFFTFLVAFILGVFARPCIDVLCQKVCVKKNAPAQPGSVSSAGQSPYDNQAYSDEEDDPEIVSVRERRVTFSTQENQEESMNYKVTWASGQPKNQSSSSDEEQGNSTRTKMKSLKASCSQPVDSELGERGRLSSSSDEEQGNSTRTRKKSLKASSSQPVDSELGERGSLSSSSDEEEGNSTRTKKKSSIASPSQPVDNCINQKETDLEFTSEPFADWSPHLNDAKLRDQDQPNDSGDAFDFPESIQSGSARSSSLSGSFNHSKKIVFPTSNDLRQANRSRSSSSSASHLSEDESTQYTVNQETEEWAGMGMDQDVQNIDQTKIIKGVVSFDKQTHSKQPISITSEEVLEGELQNTQMAPDHFDSSLSSSCESDDEVTEYTLNQGAADEDEGTGRNSKNIDAQNNVWPKLDFSHVTRIKQRLDITVETINTGPAVTSKDTGSVYRTHVKPRLDIKASTDFTSSSSESEEENTKIENAYQPHLCLGTVNPSKDFEIYAQENTWPELDLNNITGVKRHLDIKVVTESTGPAVPLNDTDQDYRYHANPLPVIKESTDFTSSSSESEDEPKLHLDTVSPIKDIEINAQEDRWPELKLGKVNRVKRRLDIKATTETTDPAVLLKDTDQDYRWSQLDLGNINQVKQPVHIKASTDSNSSSDSDEEPTYVRTRIENTSPLIAHLGTVSQKKESEMNVQNENWPVLDLSHVTRVKRRLDIKVATENTGPAVTLRDTDQDYRYNVKPSNHPDFTASTASTSSSSESEEEPNMHLDKVSQIKDFEINAQEDRWPELKLGNVNRVKRRLDIKATTETTGPAVLLKDTAQDYRWSQLDLGNINQLKPPVNIKASTDSTSSSDSDEEPTYVRTRIENTSPLIAHLGTVSQKKESEMNVQNENWPVLDLSHVTRVKRRLDIKVATENTGPAVTLRDTDQDYRYNVKPHPDFTASTASTSSSSESEEEPNMHLDKVSQIKDFEINAQEDRWPELKLGNVNRVKRRLDIKATTETTGPAVLLKDTAQDYRWSQLDLGNINQLKPLVNIKASTDSTSSSDSDEEPTDVRTKIENTSPLIAHLGTVSQKKESEMNVQNENWPVLDLIHVTRVKRRLDIKVATENTGPAVTLRDTDQDYRYNVKPHPDYTASTASTSSSSDSEEEIMGPVVNLEDIYVKTKVENAYQPHLHVGTASSIKDLEIGARDDGWPELDLGNVNRVKRRLDIKATTETGNPAVTLRDTDQDYRFHVKPRPESTASTDSTSSSSESEEATPGLLVNLDDSYVKTKVETAYQPHLQLGTIKDSEINAREERWPKLNLSNISGIKQRLDIKVKPHPEIKESTDFTSSSSESEEDFTVVNLDNAYVKTKVENAYQPKLHLDKVSPIKDIEINAQEDRWPELDLGNVNRVKRRLDIKATTETTGPAVLLKDTDQDYRWSQLDLSNINQVKQPVHIKASTDSTSSSESDEEPTDVRMKIAKFSPPIVHLGIVDPNKESEMNVQKGNWPLVDHNRVKRRLDIRVGTETTGPTLILEDADQDYRYHVKTRRETSTDYTSSSSSSDSEEESRGPAMNVDDKTKEENTHKPSLHLGTVKPIKDTEVDAKNDRWPELDLSRLPHIKRRLDFKASTKTPSSAVDDTDDDWWSYTDLDNITRSKRRLDIKVPTPLPERTSISSGLPLQSRSSSSSNDSDGEMKVQMVKEEREDPVVGTMSEIRWPDLNPRVPRIKRRIDVKTPLPIPHPGKVDPVQNDIGSSTSESEDEKQVQTRQHESDVHVLSPTTKNESIVHFKGPLYDDSLTSKRDPIIKLEKYAVITDGLDDNNKGLKSIPGPEYTPDLESRWAGLNLGKSRLRQRLDISANKAAPLKVSSETEIRSSSGERVDKIKEWAEKSSSVKDSDIDAQKETWPLVDLGNVTGVKRRLDIKVATPSPTSSSGDSGEANSWPVLDLDNISGIKRRLDIKTTPSSNISIEDWNTRLESPPPVPDSSTSSESVNASMRHRRVDFPEYHTHGPARSFAQSVRGTSDTEVDSSFTTVDIKGWHSVKMGTQERRGLGALRAMSSERKRWDTDDKELGAEGSSQQNSHQGLPLREAPSLNYSFSGEDLEPHSSIISVQEARAPERLPRSRQRTEYQNRLMGRDRQGGDTKVDLRHPPEYLEIQNSTLFDSSNPMSEV; this comes from the exons ATGGTGTTGCCACGGCGGCCCGGCTGGGAGGTTCTGCTGCTGTTCTGGGGCTCCTGGGGGTGCTGGGCATCCCCAGTCCCCCTCATCCCCTGCCCAGAGACCTGCGTCTGCCTGGATCACACCCTGATCAACTGCTCCTCCTCTGGGCTCCCCCACGCTCCACAACACCCTTCCATGGACAGAACCGCAGATTTAGATCTATCCCACAACCTCCTGAGCTCCGTAGCTCTCCGCAGGCCTAACCCGGAGCTCCTGGCCCTGCGGCTGGGGAACAACCAGAtatcctatctctctctctgcctcaatGAGTGGAGCTCCGATAGGGTTGGACGCCGCATGCCGTCCCCTGGGGCctggaggagccagaggagccAGAGGTGTGTCTCCTGGGCTCCCGGTCTGCTGCTGCTATCGATGGAGAGGAATCGCCTGGCTGAGTCACCCCGGG GGCTTGGAGGGAGCCGGGCTCTGCAGGTTCTCCAGCTCTCCTACAACCAGATCTCCACCCTGGAGGCAGGGGACTTGGAGGGTCTACATCAGTTGAAGGAGCTCCATCTGCAACACAACCTCATCAGCAGCCTACACCCTCGGGCCTTCGTAGGCCTCACCAATCTCACT GTCGTCGACCTCAGCTTCAACCTGCTGACGAGCCTCTCTCCAGCAACCTTCTGGTCCCTGCGGTTGGGGCTGGTGGTCAGGGGTGGTGGAAACCCGTGGAGGTGTGACTGTGAAATGGCTAACCTGAAGAGGCGGATGGCCCTGGATGAAGACGAAGACCAGCGGCTATGGTTGGACATGGTGTGTCACTCGCCTTCCTCGCTTGCGGGGAGAGATCTGCTCCAGCTCCACGAAGAGGACTTTGGGTGTGGCGGTGCCAAGAACAAGCCTGGGCTCCATCAGGATCTCACCGTCGACCACGGGTCTACTGTTCTGCTGCCTTGCTCAATGCAAAAAG GTTCAACCTGGTGGACTCCCAAAGGTCAAGTGTCCGCCAACGAGTCTCAGGCGGGTCTACTGATGAGTGATATCACAGAGAGGGATGCAGGGCTTTATATTTGTTTGTCCCAATCACACAAAGATATTGTATCTGTTTACAACCTGAAAATCAGGAAACAGGCGAGGGCTAACAGCAGATTGCCCAGAAGTTTACCCGTCGACACCCAAGGGATAGGCAGAGCGGGTCAAGTAAGGGCCATGAAAGAGAATCAGCGCCTGGGTCTGGCTGTGGGTCTATCTATTTTCTTCACTTTCCTGGTGGCGTTTATCCTCGGCGTCTTCGCTAGACCATGTATCGATGTACTCTGCCAAAAGGTTTGCGTTAAGAAAAACGCTCCCGCTCAACCAGGCTCAGTCTCGTCCGCAGGTCAGAGCCCCTACGACAACCAGGCCTACTCGGACGAAGAGGATGACCCAGAGATTGTGTCTGTCAGAGAGCGGAGAGTGACCTTCAGTACCCAAGAAAACCAGGAGGAAAGCATGAACTATAAAGTTACTTGGGCAAGTGGGCAACCGAAAAACCAGTCCTCTTCTTCTGATGAGGAGCAGGGCAACAGTACAAGGACAAAGATGAAGTCCTTGAAAGCCTCGTGCTCTCAGCCCGTTGACAGTGAgctgggagagcgagggaggctgTCCTCTTCTTCTGATGAGGAGCAGGGCAACAGTACAAGGACAAGGAAAAAGTCCTTGAAAGCCTCGTCCTCTCAGCCCGTTGACAGTGAgctgggagagcgagggagtctGTCCTCTTCttctgatgaggaggagggcaaCAGCACAAGGACAAAGAAGAAGTCATCGATAGCCTCGCCCTCTCAGCCCGTTGATAACTGTATCAACCAGAAGGAGACTGATTTAGAATTCACCTCTGAACCGTTTGCTGATTGGTCCCCACACCTGAACGATGCAAAGCtcagggaccaggaccagccAAACGACAGCGGAGATGCCTTTGATTTCCCTGAGTCCATTCAAAGTGGTTCAGCAAGGTCCAGTAGTCTATCTGGATCTTTTAATCAttcaaaaaaaattgttttccCAACTTCAAATGATTTGAGACAAGCTAAcaggtccaggtccagctcCAGCTCTGCCTCTCATCTCAGTGAGGATGAGTCGACACAATACACTGTGAACCAAGAAACCGAGGAGTGGGCCGGAATGGGAATGGACCAGGATGTGCAAAACATTGATCAAACTAAGATCATTAAAGGGGTTGTTAGCTTTGACAAACAGACCCATTCAAAACAACCAATCAGTATTACTTcagaggaggtgttggagggtGAGCTACAAAACACCCAAATGGCCCCAGATCACTTTGATTCATCTCTTTCTTCTTCCTGTGAAAGTGATGATGAGGTCACAGAGTACACATTGAATCAAGGAGCAGCTGATGAAGATGAGGGAACAGGAAGGAATAGCAAGAACATTGACGCTCAAAACAATGTCTGGCCCAAGTTGGATTTCAGCCACGTCACTCGTATCAAACAGCGTCTTGATATTACAGTGGAAACAATAAACACAGGTCCTGCAGTAACCTCGAAAGACACAGGTTCAGTCTACAGGACTCATGTCAAACCACGTTTGGATATTAAAGCATCAACGGATTTCACCTCCAGCAGCAGTGAGAGTGAAGAGGAGAACACTAAGATTGAAAATGCCTATCAGCCCCATCTATGCCTGGGCACAGTGAATCCATCCAAGGATTTTGAAATCTATGCACAGGAAAATACATGGCCTGAATTAGATCTCAACAACATCACTGGCGTCAAACGGCATCTTGATATCAAAGTAGTAACAGAGAGCACAGGTCCTGCAGTGCCCCTGAATGACACGGATCAGGACTACAGGTACCATGCCAATCCACTCCCAGTGATCAAAGAATCAACAGATTTCACCTCcagtagcagtgagagtgaAGATGAGCCTAAATTACACCTGGACACAGTGAGCCCAATCAAGGATATTGAAATCAATGCACAGGAAGACAGATGGCCTGAGTTGAAACTCGGCAAGGTCAACCGTGTCAAGAGGCGTCTTGATATCAAGGCAACAACAGAGACCACAGATCCTGCAGTGTTACTGAAGGACACAGATCAGGACTACAGGTGGTCTCAATTGGATCTTGGCAACATCAACCAAGTGAAACAGCCTGTACATATCAAAGCATCAACCGATTCCAACTCCAGCAGTGATAGTGATGAGGAGCCCACTTATGTGAGAACGAGGATAGAAAACACGTCTCCACTCATAGCGCATCTTGGCACGGTGAGCCAGAAGAAGGAATCTGAAATGAATGTGCAGAATGAAAATTGGCCTGTGCTGGATCTCAGCCATGTCACCCGTGTCAAGAGGCGTCTCGATATCAAAGTAGCAACAGAGAACACAGGTCCTGCAGTGACCCTGAGGGACACAGATCAGGACTACAGGTATAATGTAAAACCATCCAACCATCCAGATTTCACAGCATCAACAGCTTCAACGTCAAGTAGTAGTGAGAGTGAAGAAGAGCCTAATATGCACCTGGACAAAGTGAGCCAAATCAAAGATTTTGAAATCAATGCACAGGAAGACAGATGGCCTGAGTTGAAACTCGGCAACGTCAACCGTGTCAAGAGGCGTCTTGATATCAAGGCAACAACAGAGACCACAGGTCCTGCAGTGTTACTGAAGGACACAGCTCAGGACTACAGGTGGTCTCAATTGGATCTTGGCAACATCAACCAACTCAAACCACCGGTAAATATCAAAGCATCAACCGATTCCACCTCCAGCAGTGATAGTGATGAGGAGCCCACTTATGTGAGAACGAGGATAGAAAACACGTCTCCACTCATAGCGCATCTTGGCACGGTGAGCCAGAAGAAGGAATCTGAAATGAATGTGCAGAATGAAAATTGGCCTGTGCTGGATCTCAGCCATGTCACCCGTGTCAAGAGGCGTCTCGATATCAAAGTAGCAACAGAGAACACAGGTCCTGCAGTGACCCTGAGGGACACAGATCAGGACTACAGGTATAATGTAAAACCACATCCAGATTTCACAGCATCAACAGCTTCAACGTCAAGTAGTAGTGAGAGTGAAGAAGAGCCTAATATGCACCTGGACAAAGTGAGCCAAATCAAAGATTTTGAAATCAATGCACAGGAAGACAGATGGCCTGAGTTGAAACTCGGCAACGTCAACCGTGTCAAGAGGCGTCTTGATATCAAGGCAACAACAGAGACCACAGGTCCTGCAGTGTTACTGAAGGACACAGCTCAGGACTACAGGTGGTCTCAATTGGATCTTGGCAACATCAACCAACTCAAACCACTGGTAAATATCAAAGCATCAACCGATTCCACCTCCAGCAGTGATAGTGATGAGGAGCCCACTGATGTGAGAACGAAGATAGAAAACACGTCTCCACTCATAGCGCATCTTGGCACGGTGAGCCAGAAGAAGGAATCTGAAATGAATGTGCAGAATGAAAATTGGCCTGTGCTGGATCTCATCCATGTCACCCGTGTCAAGAGGCGTCTCGATATCAAAGTAGCAACAGAGAACACAGGTCCTGCAGTGACCCTGAGGGACACAGATCAGGACTACAGGTATAATGTAAAACCACATCCAGATTACACAGCATCAACAGCTTCAACATCAAGTAGTAGTGACAGTGAAGAGGAGATCATGGGTCCTGTAGTGAATCTGGAGGACATTTATGTGAAAACTAAAGTGGAAAATGCTTATCAGCCTCATTTGCACGTGGGCACAGCAAGCTCAATCAAGGATTTGGAAATCGGTGCACGGGATGACGGATGGCCTGAGTTGGATCTCGGCAACGTCAACCGTGTCAAGAGGCGTCTAGATATTAAGGCAACAACAGAAACCGGGAATCCTGCAGTGACCCTGAGGGACACAGATCAGGACTACAGGTTTCATGTTAAACCACGTCCAGAATCAACAGCATCAACAGATTCAACATCAAGTAGTAGTGAAAGTGAAGAGGCGACCCCAGGTCTTCTAGTGAATCTGGATGATTCTTATGTGAAAACTAAAGTGGAAACTGCTTATCAGCCCCATTTGCAACTGGGCACAATCAAGGATTCAGAAATCAATGCACGGGAAGAAAGATGGCCTAAGTTAAATCTCAGCAACATTAGTGGCATCAAACAGCGCCTCGATATCAAAGTCAAACCACATCCAGAGATCAAAGAATCAACAGATTTCACCTCcagtagcagtgagagtgaAGAGGACTTCACTGTAGTTAATCTTGATAACGCTTATGTGAAAACTAAGGTTGAAAATGCTTATCAGCCTAAATTACACCTGGACAAAGTAAGCCCAATCAAGGATATTGAAATCAACGCACAGGAAGACAGATGGCCCGAGTTGGATCTCGGCAACGTCAACCGTGTCAAGAGGCGTCTTGATATCAAGGCAACAACAGAGACCACAGGTCCTGCAGTGTTACTGAAGGACACAGATCAGGACTACAGGTGGTCTCAATTGGATCTTAGCAACATCAACCAAGTGAAACAGCCTGTACATATCAAAGCATCAACCGATTCCACCTCCAGCAGTGAGAGTGATGAGGAGCCCACTGATGTGAGAATGAAGATCGCAAAGTTCTCTCCACCCATAGTGCACCTGGGCATAGTGGACCCAAATAAGGAATCTGAAATGAATGTGCAGAAGGGAAATTGGCCTCTTGTGGATCACAACCGTGTCAAGAGGCGTCTTGATATCAGAGTAGGAACAGAGACCACAGGTCCTACACTGATTCTAGAGGACGCAGATCAGGACTATAGGTACCATGTCAAAACACGTCGAGAAACTTCCACGGATTATACCtccagtagcagtagcagtgacagtgaagaggagagcaggggaCCTGCAATGAATGTGGATGACAAAACTAAGGAAGAAAATACACATAAGCCTAGTTTGCACCTAGGCACAGTAAAACCAATCAAGGATACGGAAGTCGATGCAAAAAACGACAGGTGGCCCGAGTTGGATCTCAGTCGACTCCCCCATATCAAGAGGCGTCTTGATTTCAAAGCATCAACAAAGACCCCAAGTTCTGCCGTGGATGACACTGACGATGACTGGTGGTCTTATACAGATCTCGATAATATTACCCGTTCTAAAAGGCGTTTGGATATCAAAGTACCAACGCCCTTACCAGAGAGGACCTCCATTAGTAGTGGATTACCATTGCAGTCTCGTTCTTCCTCATCCAGTAATGACAGTGATGGGGAGATGAAAGTCCAAATGGtaaaagaagaaagagaagaccCCGTTGTCGGAACCATGAGTGAGATCAGATGGCCGGACCTTAATCCCCGCGTCCCTCGCATCAAGAGGCGTATTGATGTTAAGACACCTTTACCAATACCACATCCAGGAAAAGTTGACCCTGTTCAAAATGATATAGGGTCTTCCACGAGTGAGAGTGAGGATGAAAAACAAGTGCAAACACGTCAGCATGAAAGTGATGTGCATGTGTTATCACCGACCACTAAAAATGAGTCAATTGTACACTTCAAAGGGCCATTATATGACGACTCTCTCACTTCGAAGAGAGATCCAATTATTAAATTAGAGAAGTATGCTGTGATTACAGATGGGTTGGATGACAATAACAAAGGCCTCAAGAGTATCCCAGGACCAGAATACACCCCAGATCTGGAGTCCCGTTGGGCAGGGCTCAATCTTGGGAAATCGCGCTTAAGACAGCGTCTCGATATCAGCGCCAACAAGGCTGCTCCACTCAAGGTATCATCTGAAACTGAGATACGGTCTTCTAGCGGGGAGAGAGTGGATAAGATCAAGGAATGGGCAGAGAAGAGTAGCAGTGTTAAGGATTCGGACATTGATGCACAGAAAGAAACATGGCCTCTGGTGGATCTCGGAAACGTCACTGGCGTCAAGAGGCGTCTTGACATCAAAGTAGCAACCCCATCACCAACATCGAGTAGCGGTGATAGTGGAGAAGCCAACAGTTGGCCTGTGTTGGACCTTGACAACATCTCCGGCATCAAACGGCGTCTTGATATCAAAACAACACCATCATCAAATATTTCAATCGAAGACTGGAACACCAGACTGGAATCTCCGCCTCCTGTTCCAGACTCCTCCACCAGTAGCGAGAGTGTGAATGCCTCAATGCGTCACAGGAGGGTGGACTTCCCGGAGTACCATACTCACGGCCCGGCTCGCTCTTTTGCTCAGTCTGTCAGGGGAACCTCAGACACAGAGGTGGATAGCTCCTTTACAACAGTAGACATCAAGGGGTGGCATTCTGTGAAGATGGGCACgcaggagaggaggggcctGGGCGCTCTGAGAGCCATGTCCTCAGAGAGGAAAAGGTGGGACACGGACGACAAGGAGCTAGGGGCTGAAGGGTCCTCTCAGCAAAACAGCCATCAGGGTCTTCCCTTAAGAGAGGCCCCCAGTTTGAACTATTCGTTCTCTGGTGAGGACTTAGAACCTCATAGCAGTATCATATCAGTACAAGAAGCTAGAGCTCCAGAAAGACTCCCGAGGTCACGCCAGAGAACCGAGTATCAGAACAGACTCATGGGACGTGACAGGCAGGGTGGGGATACTAAAGTAGATTTAAGACATCCTCCAGAATACTTAGAAATACAGAACTCCACACTGTTTGACTCATCAAATCCAATGTCTGAAGTTTAA